A window of Nasonia vitripennis strain AsymCx chromosome 3 unlocalized genomic scaffold, Nvit_psr_1.1 chr3_random0004, whole genome shotgun sequence contains these coding sequences:
- the LOC100115181 gene encoding leucine--tRNA ligase, cytoplasmic, whose amino-acid sequence MATAAERKGTFKVQYLQKIEDEAHKKWEDQKIFEEDAPSQPRKSNDEKFFATFPFPYMNGRLHLGHAFSLSKCEFAVRYNRQLGKRVLFPFGFHCTGMPIKACADKLKREMETYGYPPEFPATEDEPVEEANNDVVIIDKSKGKKSKAVAKTGSAKYQWQIMQTLGLKDEEIKHFADAAYWLDYFPPLAVQDLKAFGLFTDWRRTFITTDANPFFDSFVRWQFQHLKARNRVKYGKRYTIFSPKDNQPCMDHDRQSGEGVGPQEYTLIKIKMLKPYPKKLQSIPDTTPVYLVAATLRPETMYGQTNCWVHPDIRYIAFSTVKGEIFISTKRSASNMSWQGFTKDEGKIDVIVELTGMDIMGVSLKSPKTSYDVIYTLPMLTIKEDKGTGIVTSVPSDSPDDYAALVDLKKKQPFREKYGIADHMVLPYEPVPILEIPDFGKLSAVTVYEQLNIQSQNDSVKLQQAKEMVYLKGFYDGVLLVGPYKNKKIQDVKKNIRDEMVNDNEAVVYYEPEKTIISRSGDECVVALCNQWYLNYGEPEWKGLAEKALENLETFHDEVRKNFQACLDWLHEHACSRTYGLGTKLPWDEQWLIESLSDSTIYMAYYTVAHLIQGNSFRGDKPNTLSIKAKDMTPEVWDYIFFKDSKLPSPETCKIPKQSLEIMRREFQYWYPVDLRVSGKDLVQNHLTYFIYNHTAVWPKQPELWPRGIRANGHLLLNSAKMSKSEGNFLTLSEAVKKYSADGTRLCLADSGDSVEDANFVERTADAGILRLYTFIEWVKEIVTTSSSSFRQGKPTTFNDQVFDSEINLKIQETGDNYSKMLYKEALRTGFFELQSTKDKYLQLSSLETVNLDLLMRFIEVQTILLSPICPHVAEHVWELIGKKGTVLNAGWPKVGKINEILIKSSQYLMDAAHSFRVRLINHSTVKTKKQQKGPVAAIEKPTNGTIYVAKTWPAWQSSVLTSMKEMYTKNGNNLPENKVIAAELAKKADLKKYTKRVMPFVQMTREKMESVGIGALNLTLDFSEFDVLTGSKDYLRNTLDLEDLEIKFADEAEDKTKEECCPGAPYITFSVKPGLPVRFVNPQKCNGLFEASIKISHGDTTKQIITRLAKEKNIKDSSTVTLYRHEDPVLGPRVIPTENIFSNKQKLSDDAVFSLDLEKEVVRIQVGNKTHDIGGEIIYCAEI is encoded by the exons ATG GCTACAGCTGCTGAAAGGAAAGGTACTTTCAAAGTGCAGTACCTTCAAAAAATTGAAGATGAGGCACACAAAAAGTGGGAAGATCAAAAGATCTTTGAAGAAGATGCTCCATCGCAACCAAGAAAGAGTAACGATGAGAAGTTTTTTGCTACTTTTCCATTCCCCTACATGAATGGCAGGCTTCATTTGGGACATGCATTTTCATTATCAAAGTGCGAG TTTGCAGTAAGGTACAATCGACAATTGGGAAAGAGAGTTCTTTTTCCTTTTGGTTTCCACTGTACAGGAATGCCAATCAAAGCTTGTGCCGACAAACTTAAACGTGAGATGGAAACATATGGATATCCTCCAGAATTTCCTGCAACTGAAGATGAACCTGTAGAAGAAGCAAATAACGATGTAGTCATTATAGATAAAAGCAAAGGAAAGAAG AGTAAAGCTGTAGCTAAAACTGGTTCTGCCAAGTATCAGTGGCAAATAATGCAAACTCTTGGACTGAAAGATGAAGaaattaaacattttgctGATGCCGCATACTGGCTTGACTACTTCCCTCCTCTTGCTGTGCAAGATTTGAAAGCATTTGGTTTATTT ACGGATTGGCGACGTACATTTATAACAACAGATGCCAACCCATTTTTCGATTCATTCGTAAGATGGCAGTTTCAACATCTTAAAGCAAGAAATAGAGTCAAATATGGTAAAAGGTACACTATTTTCTCACCAAAAGATAATCAACCATGTATGGACCATGATAGACAGTCAGGTGAAGGAGTGGGCCCACAAGAGTACACTCTAATCAAAATAAAGATGTTAAAGCCATACCCAAAAAAGCTTCA GTCTATACCTGATACAACACCTGTATATTTAGTAGCAGCAACTCTTAGACCAGAAACAATGTATGGCCAGACAAATTGCTGGGTACACCCAGATATACGTtatattgctttctcaactgtaAAAGGAGAAATTTTCATCTCGACTAAAAGATCAGCAAGTAACATGTCTTGGCAAGGATTTACCAAGGATGAAGGTAAAATCGATGTTATAGTTGAATTAACTGGAATG gaCATCATGGGAGTATCattgaaatctcctaaaaCTTCTTATGATGTGATCTACACTTTGCCAATGTTGACAATTAAGGAAGATAAAGGTACTGGTATTGTGACATCTGTACCTAGCGATTCTCCTGATGATTATGCTGCACTTGTTgatttgaagaaaaaacagCCATTTAGAGAAAAATATGGAATCGCTGATCATATGGTTTTGCCCTATGAACCG GTTCCGATTCTTGAAATTCCAGATTTTGGTAAACTTTCAGCTGTCACAGTTTATGAACAATTAAACATACAATCGCAAAACGATTCAGTAAAACTGCAGCAGGCTAAAGAAATGGTTTATTTAAAAGGTTTTTATGATGGCGTATTATTAGTCGGtccatataaaaataaaaaaatacaagacGTTAAAAAGAATATAAGAGATGAAATGGTGAACGACAATGAAGCTGTCGTCTATTATGAGCCTGAAAAAACGATCATTTCGCGTTCTGGAGATGAATGTGTAGTCGCTCTGTGTAACCAATGGTACTTGAATTATGGAGAACCTGAGTGGAAAGGTTTGGCAGAGAAAGCTTTAGAAAATTTAGAGACTTTCCATGATGAAGTAAGGAAAAATTTCCAAGCATGTCTTGATTGGCTGCATGAACATGCATGTTCAAGAACTTATGGACTTG gcACTAAATTACCTTGGGATGAACAATGGCTGATTGAATCACTATCAGATTCAACAATTTATATGGCGTATTATACAGTTGCCCATTTGATTCAAGGAAATAGTTTCAGAGGAGATAAACCAAACACTCTTAGTATaaa agctaAAGATATGACTCCTGAAGTGTGGgactacattttttttaaagatagcAAATTACCTTCTCCAGAAACTTGCAAAATACCAAAACAGTCTCTGGAAATTATGCGGAGGGAATTTCAATATTGGTATCCTGTGGATCTTCGAGTATCTGGAAAAGATCTAGTCCAAAATCATCTGACatactttatttataatcacACTGCCGTGTGGCCAAAGCAGCCAGAATTATGGCCAAGAGGAATCCGAGCTAATGGTCATTTACTTTTGAATTCAGCTAAG ATGTCAAAGTCTGAAGGTAACTTCTTGACTCTATCTGAAGCTGTTAAAAAGTATTCTGCTGATGGCACGCGTCTCTGCTTAGCTGATTCCGGAGATTCAGTAGAAGATGCAAATTTCGTAGAGCGTACTGCCGACGCTGGTATTCTTCGACTTTACACTTTTATTGAGTGGGTCAAAGAAATTGTCACGACTTCGTCAAGCTCTTTCCGTCAAGGAAAGCCTACTACTTTTAATGATCAAGTGTTTGATAg tgaaataaatctaaaaatacaGGAGACTGGTGATAACTATTCCAAAATGCTTTACAAAGAAGCATTAAGGACTGGATTCTTTGAATTGCAATCGACGAAAGATAAGTACTTACAATTGAGTTCCTTAGAAACTGTCAACTTGGATCTCCTAATGCGATTCATAGAAGtacaaacaattttacttTCGCCAATTTGCCCACACGTTGCAGAACATGTATGGGAATTGATTGGAAag AAAGGTACTGTTTTGAATGCTGGTTGGCCTAAAGTGggtaaaattaatgaaatacTGATAAAATCATCGCAATATCTTATGGATGCCGCACATTCATTTAGAGTACGTTTGATTAATCATTCGACGGTCAAGACGAAAAAACAGCAAAAAGGTCCAGTAGCTGCGATAGAAAAACCGACAAATGGTACTATTTATGTAGCAAAAACTTGGCCTGCTTGGCAAAGTTCAGTTCTTACAAGTATGAAAGAAATGTACACA AAAAATGGCAATAATCTTCCAGAAAACAAAGTCATTGCAGCTGAACTAGCAAAGAAGGCTGATCTAAAGAAATACACAAAAAGAGTTATGCCTTTTGTACAAATGACAAGAGAGAAAATGGAATCAGTTGGCATTGGTGCTCTTAATTTAACTTTAGATTTTAGCGAATTCGATGTCCTAACAGGCAGTAAAGATTATTTGCGTAATACTCTTGAT CTAGAAGATTTAGAAATCAAGTTTGCCGATGAAGCAGAAGACAAGACGAAAGAGGAGTGTTGTCCTGGAGCACCATACATCACTTTTTCTGTAAAACCCGGTTTACCAGTACGATTTGTCAACCCCCAAAAATGCAACGGCTTATTTGAAGCATCAATTAAAATAAGTCATGGCGATACGACAAAGCAAATTATTACTAGACttgcaaaagaaaagaatataaaaG ACTCCTCCACAGTTACTCTGTATCGCCATGAGGATCCAGTTCTAGGTCCCCGTGTGATCCCaactgaaaatattttctcaaataaGCAAAAATTATCAGATGATGCAGTATTTTCTTTAGACTTGGAAAAAGAAGTAGTAAGAATTCAAGTTGGAAATAAGACTCATGACATAGGTGGAGAAATTATATATTGTGCTGAAATATAG
- the LOC100678002 gene encoding tRNA (guanine-N(7)-)-methyltransferase: MANAPKALPQKKFYRQRAHSNPIADHCIEYPVKPDAMDWSTLYSDFVDKSDTSSDIKKLSKPVEFADVGCGYGGLLVTLSPMFPDNLIVGMEIRVKVSDYVMDRIEALRSQHPGQYGNIACVRTNAMKYLPNYFHKGQLKKMFFLYPDPHFKKAKHKWRIINKCLLAEYAYILAENAIVYTMTDVKDLHEWMVQHLTEHPLFERIPEEELITDPIVEKLYESTEEGQKVTRNKGDKFLAVFRRIPDPYVTNNNR; the protein is encoded by the exons ATGGCAAATGCACCAAAAGCTCTACCCCAAAAAAAGTTCTATCGACAAAGAGCTCACTCCAATCCTATAGCAGATCACTGCATTGAATA TCCTGTAAAGCCTGATGCAATGGATTGGAGTACGTTGTATTCAGACTTTGTTGATAAATCTGATACAAGCAGTGATATTAAGAAATTAAGCAAACCTGTAGAATTTGCCGATGTTGGCTGTGGCTACGGTGGACTGCTTG TTACATTGTCACCCATGTTTCCGGATAATTTAATTGTTGGAATGGAAATAAGAGTAAAAGTTTCTGATTATGTTATGGATAGAATAGAAGCTCTAAGATCTCAACACCCTGGCCAATATGGAAACATTGCTTGTGTTAGAACTAATGCAATGAAATATTTGCCCAACTATTTCCATAAAggtcaattgaaaaaaatgtttttcttgTACCCTGATCCACATTTTAAGAAAGCTAAACACAAGTGGCGTATTATTAACAAATGTCTTTTAGCAGAATACGCGTATATTTTAGCTGAAAAT GCTATTGTTTACACTATGACTGATGTCAAAGATTTACACGAATGGATGGTGCAACATTTGACAGAACATCCTTTGTTTGAACGTATTCCAGAAGAAGAAttg ATTACAGATCCTATTGTTGAGAAATTGTATGAAAGTACTGAGGAAGGTCAAAAGGTTACCAGGAACAAGGGTGACAAATTTTTAGCAGTATTTCGACGAATCCCTGATCCTTATGTGACAAACAATAATagataa